A DNA window from Impatiens glandulifera chromosome 7, dImpGla2.1, whole genome shotgun sequence contains the following coding sequences:
- the LOC124910339 gene encoding cysteine and histidine-rich domain-containing protein RAR1 isoform X1 encodes MEVTKFRCQRIGCNVTFTEDENPEGSCTYHDSGPLFHDGTKEWSCCKKRSHDFSLFLEIPGCKVGKHTTEKPVIAKTTGAPKIVSTAPTYSSATPAKEVCSRCRQGFFCSDHGSQAKEVKPKDSSESRSNVGEPISAPTKKIVDLNEPQTCKNKGCGETFKEKDNHETACSHHPGPAVFHDRMRGWKCCDIHVKEFDEFMTIPPCTKGWHNADAV; translated from the exons ATGGAGGTTACTAAGTTTCGATGCCAAAGGATCGGCTGCAATGTCACCTTCACGGAAGATGAGAATCCAGAAGGTTCTTGTACGTATCACGATTCG GGG CCTCTTTTTCATGATGGAACAAAGGAATGGAGTTGTTGCAAGAAAAGAAGTCATGATTTCAGCTTATTTCTAGAAATTCCTGG ATGCAAGGTAGGGAAACACACAACTGAGAAACCAGTGATAGCCAAGACAACCGGGGCACCAAAAATAGTTTCTACAGCACCAACTTACTCATCTGCTACGCCAGCAAAAGAAGTGTGCTCCAGGTGTCGCCAGGGATTCTTTTGTTCGGATCATG gTTCACAAGCCAAAGAAGTGAAACCAAAAGATTCGAGTGAAAGTCGCTCCAATGTCGGGGAACCAATATCTGCTCCAACGAAGAAGATTGTTGATTTAAATGAACCCCAAACATGTAAAAACAAGGGATGTGGGGAAACTTTCAAGGAAAAAGATAATCATGAAACTGCATGCAGTCATCATCCCGGGCCTGCCGTGTTCCATGACCGTATGAGAGGG TGGAAATGTTGTGATATTCATGTGAAGGAATTTGATGAATTCATGACCATTCCCCCATGTACAAAGGGATGGCACAATGCTGATGCTGTATGA
- the LOC124910339 gene encoding cysteine and histidine-rich domain-containing protein RAR1 isoform X2, which yields MSPSRKMRIQKVLVRITIRLPLFHDGTKEWSCCKKRSHDFSLFLEIPGCKVGKHTTEKPVIAKTTGAPKIVSTAPTYSSATPAKEVCSRCRQGFFCSDHGSQAKEVKPKDSSESRSNVGEPISAPTKKIVDLNEPQTCKNKGCGETFKEKDNHETACSHHPGPAVFHDRMRGWKCCDIHVKEFDEFMTIPPCTKGWHNADAV from the exons ATGTCACCTTCACGGAAGATGAGAATCCAGAAGGTTCTTGTACGTATCACGATTCGGTTA CCTCTTTTTCATGATGGAACAAAGGAATGGAGTTGTTGCAAGAAAAGAAGTCATGATTTCAGCTTATTTCTAGAAATTCCTGG ATGCAAGGTAGGGAAACACACAACTGAGAAACCAGTGATAGCCAAGACAACCGGGGCACCAAAAATAGTTTCTACAGCACCAACTTACTCATCTGCTACGCCAGCAAAAGAAGTGTGCTCCAGGTGTCGCCAGGGATTCTTTTGTTCGGATCATG gTTCACAAGCCAAAGAAGTGAAACCAAAAGATTCGAGTGAAAGTCGCTCCAATGTCGGGGAACCAATATCTGCTCCAACGAAGAAGATTGTTGATTTAAATGAACCCCAAACATGTAAAAACAAGGGATGTGGGGAAACTTTCAAGGAAAAAGATAATCATGAAACTGCATGCAGTCATCATCCCGGGCCTGCCGTGTTCCATGACCGTATGAGAGGG TGGAAATGTTGTGATATTCATGTGAAGGAATTTGATGAATTCATGACCATTCCCCCATGTACAAAGGGATGGCACAATGCTGATGCTGTATGA
- the LOC124945229 gene encoding K(+) efflux antiporter 5, translating to MGRVYAKEEQTFLFRIVLLLNMLLLFIVSVSSRSDQEIRDRFYGNLSLNSSSPDTGEGSIAKLFDRVLEKEFSENDQPEGSDGSSFNSSVADQQAVLETVAKITHDKPKKNETLESNGTRSFQLQDVFSLENEGSDDTTTLIDRKDNVFVMSNRKSKYPVLQVDLRLISDLVVVIVSAAIGGIVFSCLGQPVIVGYLLAGSLIGPGGLKFISEMVQVETFAQFGVVFLLFALGLEFSLTKLKVVGPVAVFGGLSQILILMVLCGVTAMLCGAQLSEGVFLGFFLSMSSTAVVVKFLVERNSSNALHGQVTIGTLIFQDCAVGLLFALLPVLGGNSGVLRGMMSMGKLLLVLSMYLFAASVLTWSFVPRFLKLMIQISSPTNELYQLAAVAFCLLSAWSSDKLGLSLELGSFVAGVMISTTDFAQHTLDQVEPIRNLFAALFLSSIGMLIHVQFLWSHVDILLAAVILVIVVKTTIVAVITKAFGYNTRTSFLVGVLLAQVGEFAFVLLSRASNLHLVEGKMYLLLLGTTALSLVTTPVLFKLIPAMMHLGALMHWFPSESNIQIEEKASMIEASRLL from the exons ATGGGGAGGGTTTACGCTAAAGAAGAGCAGACTTTTCTATTCCGAATTGTTCTATTGCTCAACATGCTATTACTCTTCATTGTCTCTGTTTCATCGAGATCCGATCAGGAGATTAGGGACCGATTTTACGGTAATCTCTCTCTTAATTCGTCTTCTCCTGACACCGGCGAAGGCAGCATCGCCAAATTGTTCGATCGCGTTCTTGAAAAGGAGTTTTCCGAGAATGATCAACCTGAAG GTTCTGATGGAAGCAGCTTCAACAGTAGTGTAGCTGACCAACAG GCAGTACTGGAGACTGTAGCTAAGATTACTCACGACAAGCCAAAAAAGAATGAAACTCTTGAATCCAA TGGGACTAGATCATTCCAACTTCAAGATGTGTTCTCCTTGGAAAATGAAGGTTCTGATGATACAACAACATTGATAGACAGGAAG GATAATGTTTTTGTGATGTCAAACAGGAAATCAAAGTATCCAGTCCTTCAAGTAGATCTGAG GTTAATTTCAGACTTGGTGGTTGTTATAGTTTCTGCTGCTATTGGAGGAATTGTATTTTCCTGTTTGGGACAACCG GTAATTGTGGGTTATCTTCTTGCGGGTTCCCTTATTGGACCAGGTGGTTTGAAATTCATTAGTGAGATGGTACAG GTTGAAACATTTGCACAATTTGGTGTTGTTTTCCTTCTATTTGCTCTGGGTCTAGAGTTCTCGTTGACAAAG TTAAAAGTTGTTGGCCCTGTGGCTGTATTTGGAGGGCTCTCTCAAATACTTATCCTGATGGTATTGTGCGGCGTAACAGCAATG TTGTGTGGAGCACAGTTATCCGAAGGTGTATTTCTTGGATTCTTCCTTTCAATGTCATCAACAGCAGTG GTAGTGAAGTTCCTGGTAGAGAGGAATAGCAGTAATGCTCTTCATGGTCAGGTTACAATAGGGACACTTATCTTTCAG GATTGTGCAGTTGGTTTACTGTTTGCATTGCTTCCGGTTCTGGGTGGTAACAGTGGCGTTTTGCGTGGAATGATGTCAATGGGAAAACT GCTACTGGTCCTATCCATGTACCTTTTTGCTGCATCAGTGTTAACTTGGTCATTTGTTCCTCGCTTTCTAAAGCTAATGATACAGATATCATCTCCG ACAAATGAACTTTATCAACTAGCAGCTGTGGCTTTCTGCTTATTATCTGCTTGG AGCAGTGATAAACTTGGTCTTAGTCTGGAGCTGGGTTCATTTGTAGCTGGAGTTATGATATCAACGACGGACTTTGCTCAACATACCCTAGACCAG GTGGAACCAATTCGTAACCTTTTTGCTGCTCTCTTCCTTTCAAGCATTGGAATGTTGATACATGTACAATTCCTTTGGAGTCATGTGGATATATTGCTTGCTGCTGTTATTCTGGTTATAGTTGTTAAGACTACTATTGTTGCTGTGATCACCAAAGCCTTTGGGTACAACACCAGGACATCATTTCTT GTTGGAGTGCTCCTTGCACAGGTTGGAGAATTCGCTTTCGTCCTCTTAAGCCGTGCCTCAAATCTTCATCTTGTTGAG GGGAAGATGTACCTTTTGCTTCTTGGAACTACAGCTCTGAGCCTG GTAACTACTCCTGTCCTGTTCAAATTGATACCTGCTATGATGCATTTGGGAGCTCTCATGCACTGGTTTCCTTCTGAAAGCAACATACAAATTGAG GAAAAAGCTTCAATGATTGAAGCCAGCAGATTGTTGTAA